GGATTGTTGTGTCTCAGTTTTCTTCCAGTGAGCTAATTCCCTGCTAGGCTTTAAACTAGCTCTCAATGAAGAAATTAGCACAAATTCTACATGAAGATAAGATGGTAAGATAGCTAATGTGTAGCGAGTAAAGGAATTAGCCTGCACTGACGGCGTGTGTCCTCCAGCCTGCATGGCGATTGCTGACGAGCTGAAACACTCGATCAGCCAGACTGACCCCAAGAAGACCATCCACGTGGGAGGCTTCAGGCTGAATCCTGACGGAAGTCTGACTGATAAAAAGGTAAATGCTGAATTTTATTTGATCTAATTTGCCTTCTGTTCAGAAatacgtttgtttgtttgtttgtttatttataatttggctctttttctgaatatttttttaagtgtttgttattatgtttatcaattattttttagttattatattttattataatttattataattattttttattatttgaggtttttatttttgaagtgTTACACATTGTGTATTGTAGAAAAGTCTTTCACACAgctttttacacaaaaaaagagagagaaagaaaaactaacacggctaaaataattaaattatagatTTTTCGTGTAAAAGTTAGCGATGGACAAATGTTTGAAATTCTGTGATAATTTTGCAgctcattattaataataataataataataataataaataatctgaaataaaataatgataatttattgtcacaactttaataatagtaaattattaatagtatAAAGCaagtaaaagtaataataataataataatgtattttaattaaatgagaaaataataattatgcacagtttttgtaaattattaataattaaataatgtaagaggaataaataaattttgCAAGTTGTTCAATAATaatcttatttaaataataaataaaataaaagcaatacattacatttgcaGGTCATTTATACTTATAATATTTGAAATCACATATTTAAACAACaatgctttatttgtttttttttttttttagcttttccactcctctacactcaatCCTCACATTTCCAAAACGTTCCCCCCTGCAGGTTCGTAATTCTTgctgactttaaaaaaaaaaaaagggcagttTTAACTGTTTCCTCTTTAGCCATGGTGTCAGTATTTAAAGGTCAGACCCAATGAACTCGGAGCCGTGACCCTGGCTGTCCGGGGAGCGTCATTAGGAGGCAGAGTCGCCTATTGATTCAGGGTTAATCTCCTTTTGATCGTAGCCATGGATGAATAACAAGTGTTTACTCAGGCctgccttttcctctttctctctctctcgctctctctttctctctctctctcgctctctctttctctctctctctatctcgctctctctctctctctctctctctctctcagaaaataatcattttatacatatatatttaatttttcatcAGGCGCCACTCTGAAGCAAAACATGGCCTcttcatataatttatttatagctgtaaataaatatttacacatacaGCTGTAAGAATTACAATGTTGACATCTTATACGCAGCTAATTTTCCGCATCTGAATCTTTACACATTCGATATAGAAAAATGTGAACGTCAAACCTCCACTTTTCCACAAGCTAACAGGAAActcattttataaatgtaatgtttttttacatataaaaagcAAATAGAAACAAATACAATCAAAATGAACTCATTAATCAAGTGTATGATGCGAGTTCATGTTCCTGTCAGCATCGCCTTCGGATTCGCTTAGCAAAGCTAGCTAACTGTACTAGCTACATACGCTAACAGAGACGACGTCCGGTAGTTTCTTCATGACATAAACACTCTGAGACTGAAGACAcgataaaattaaataaataaataaatacaataaaaaagtttttttgtgatAAACATGAAATCAGACCACAATGTGAGTCATGAACGGGGAACTAAAGAAAAGTCGGACCGTCGGGTTTAGTAGTCTGATGTTTTTCGAATCGAATATAAAACGAATCGTTTATATAAATCGTTTTATTCTCGTTCGCAGAAGTGTGTGAGATCGTGGCTCTGTGAcgaatgagtgtgtatgaattCTGATCCATGACTAAGTCTGatctatatttttatacatatgttAATTTAGTGTCTGATCAAAGTCAGGTCTGATCTGCTGATCGCtgaaattgtttacattttggttCGATTTTCTCAAAACACTTGATGTTGGTTGCTCTTCCATTGAGACGAAACCAGTGAAGGATGGCATCCTGGAGAagcctttcacacacacacacacacacacacacacacacacacacacacacacacacacaccctcctttATCCCTGCAGAAATTCTTTATTGACAGGCCCTATTCAAACCCCTCGGACTGTTACGGCAGCGAATTTAATTCCCCACCATGTTCACGATGACGAGCTCCAGCCAGCGTCGCCTGACGCTCCGACCGCGGACGTTCTGACCGCTTTAATAAGCATaaattgtgccttttttttttttttttatcatcttcCTGTTCCTGTGGCGCGACTGGAGCCAGACGTTCCTTAATTCATGCTTCAGCTCGATTGTGTCCtgtcttatctctctctctctctctctctctctttctctctctctctctcactctttctctctctctctgtgtgtgcgcGTCCATccgactgttttttttttttttaattaaaatcggGAGGGCTGAGCGCACGGGTCGCTGTCCTTCTTCCCCGGGACCTTTTGTCTTATTTTGTGACCAGATGGCGGTGAGCCACGGAAGCTTCTTTGTGTCGCGGATCCtcggaggagaagaagaggaggttGATGGAGGGAGATGAGGGAGAGGGGGGTGAAATGTGGATGGAAGGACGGGGTGTGTTGAAGGCCAAAAAAAAGCACCTCTGTAATGTAAAGGGACCGGAAGGGTCCATACTGTGTGTGAAAAGGGGGCAGCCGGGGTCATATCTGCAtgctggaagaagaaaaaaaatgcagctcaTCCGCAACCTGCCCCTCTAGAAATACCCCCTCTTCtgttcccccttttttttcttctgctacTAATACCCCCCTACTTTACTCTCCATGCCTCCTCACCCCTGCTCCCCTTTTTCAGCGGGATGACAGGGAGAAACTTCCTACTTTGATCAGCCGAGGGTGGAGGAGAGAGAGCGCTGTTTACCCTGCACTTGGCTGCTGTTGACAACCGCCCCTCCCCGCCGCTTACCCCCCGGGCAGCGCTCCATTCTCCTCTCCTGCCCCCTTCCCCTGCGCCCTTCCGGAGGGAGGCCCCGGGGGCGGGAGCAGCGCTGCACCTTGACCTGTCTAGACGCCACTgcctcattttttttgttgttttgttttgttctcctAACTTTTTAGGGACGCAGGTTAAAAGTCAGTTTGGTCGCACCGTGGACGCGTCGCTCCGATCCGTTCAATAAGAGCGGAAGGAAAAGGTCATCAACCTGACCCTCGTGCCCTTCCATTAtcactgtctgtttttttttttttttcttcagatttgtagttaaaaaaaaagttttctggtGTGTAGGTTCCTCTGGCTCGCTCGGAGACTCACCTGTCCGAGCTGCTGGACGGAGTTTGTAATAACATGAGCGATTACGCGCTTTACGAGGATCCCGACACCAAACAACGCAGCTACAGGAGATTCGCACCGAGGAGCAGCGATGGCGGGAACTTCCCCGACTTCAAAAACTTTCAATTCTCCGGACCCGAAGGTTCAGACGCCCTGAAGTTTGCTGTAAGTctttattaactttttatttatttatttattttacttttttcttttttttttttttttttgaaattttacagcattttttttttactttttaaatcgtaaaagaaaaaaaatcctgctttttagccattttattttcttccatTTAAGTTGCAGCCATTTGGAAAAGATTTTCctgaataaatagataaataaaatgcataaataagttTGTGAATCCAAACagactgatttttcttttaaaatgttcttttttgctTCATTCACGGaggtttgttggttttttttgtatgacaatattttttttcctttttttttctttttcgtgtaatttttcatttaattatctCTGTGCGAGAGCTTGTATTTGTTCGTTTTTTGGTTATTCAGTGTAAAAAGTGTCCTACGTGAACACGTTCTCAGCTCCGGCGGTGACGTCGGGGAGGATTTTGATTAAaatttcaagtaaaaaaataagaaatttttgcaaatatttctttaaaagccTCGAATGTGAGGGATTTTTCCTCTCTGCAGTGTAATAATCTGTAATCATCTCTGCGCTCTGTTTAATCCTGCGCACGGATTTTTCTTGACGCGTGTAAAAATTGCGATTCCGGAAAGCACGTGTAGTTTTATAGAAAGAAATCGTAAAAATCGTGCGGCCTGCTGTTTCATTCAGAAATAATTTCTAAGACGTGCGTCCTTCCTCCTCACGAGCGTTTCAAGATGGCAGCCGTGCGTACGTTCAAGCGTTAAAGATGGCCGCCTGCTTCCTCCGTGTATGCTGGTTgggatttttgttgttttgctgtGTAGTGAATCAGAcgtgtgtttcagtgtgaaaGCATCGTGGAGGAGCTGGAGGATGACATCATCGCTCTGTTCGCACGGGAAGACGAGGATGTGGCCCACAAGTTGTGTAGTGAAGtgtcaggtacacacacacacacacacacacacacacacacacacacacactgcctccaCCTTGAACTTGCAAACTAGATCTGATATTGTTAATAATGCGGTCAGGCTGCACTGTGTTTACTTATATATTGTGACGTCacaacttttatattttataatatttttttatattataacaaatatatattattattttattgtttaagtattttatttcgaagattcatttcatatttaatttttgttgagcaacactgtgtgtgtgtgtgtgtgtgtgtgtgtgtgtgtgtgtatgtgtgtgtgtgtgtgtgtgtgtgtgtgtgtgtgtgttgatgtatttatttattacaattattttgtaaagattttcCCAAAAACCTGagcattttttccccaaaaaattCAACCATTTTGattttaatacaaacaaaataaaaatgtaaaacatttaattaaaaaaaaaagacaagccaaaatgtattttatttttttacttttttattaaacacagttattgaaaattttaaattttttttaaatccaatataaaaaagtgaaagacaCTTTTTGGAATTTTCTACATTCAGCGCCACGTGCGTTCCGGCGCTGTGAATTcttatcttttttgttttgtttctttttgtgaaTGTGATCTTTACATCTTTCATCTTTATTCAGTTCTCtcacaaaaataaatcttcTACAGTCTTCATCCATCAAATATTAGTTTAGAGTTAATAATAGAGTTTCCCATTTCAGCAAGTGACCGAGCGCGATCACGTGTATTTACACAGAAACGTGTCGAGTTGCCGTCATGTCCCGTAAGAACCCAGAGTTTCTCCTCATGCTGCAGTTGTTCTGCATAAAGAGTCGTTATTGTGCTCATTAATACTCCCGAGTCTCAGTTCTGAATTTATTGTCTTTAATCTTCGTAAACGGTGAATAATCGAGCTGTCCGTGTTTCTGATGAGTTTATAACGAGTCTAAACGAAACGCGATATTCCTTGTGGGAATACGGTACGCAGACGTTTATTTCTCATCACGTTTGTTTgtcaaatgaacaaacaaagtgcaaaaaaatcGATAAATTCTTCATGCCACTACTAATGTTTCTATTTGACCATGTTTTATGCTTTAAAACAAAACGAAATCTGAGCAGTTTCTTCGtaaaaaagcataaatattatttaacgtTTCACGTTTTTATCTGACAGTGTAATCAGAGCCGACCGATCGCCACGGCGACGTTTCTCGTCATTCCGTCTCGTGGAAATGTCCAGCTGAGAAATAAAACCACATTCTTTCCCGTccacttcatttttttcccccccaaactCTGCAGGTTGTAACGGAGACACGTGACCACGAAAACGTCACGTGACCCTCCGTGTAGCATCACCGGATTTCAGGCGACTTTTTATTTTCCGGCGaaattaattgtaataaaaagttttgtttctatttaaatgaaagaattattgcatttttttttttaatcgtctGCAACAGAAGATTATTCACAGGTCATAAAGCTCCCAGGACCTTCAAAATGTCTTTgggcattttatataatattttataaataaatagcgAAATCCACAACCAGCAATTCGATTAACAAtatgcaaacatacacacatagtaATATTATGGGATGTTCACTGATCATTTCACTATTATATCCACTTCACACCCTTAAATTTTTGCGATAAAATACGAGTTCCAGACACGATACACTTTCAGCTGCCCCGGAAACGTGTGCGTTTTAGTTCTTCTTAGATTTACAGCGTTTGAAATAAAGTGACGTAGGAACTCCGCCGATGCTCCACAACCATCAAAATATTTCACAAAACACCgaattaatcaatttatttaaacGTGAACACGTTCGAGTTTCAGTGTGTCACTGCGAGAAGCCGAGAGCCAATCGGTGCCCTCGTATAAAATATCAGCGACGTGTAATtcagtgtaaaagtgtgtagaACGTTGTTGGGTTATTTGTAACgtgtagtgttttgtgtgtgaggaATAATTGTGTGAAACATCAGGGAAAAAGTCGGTTTAGGTTTTTGTGATACTATTCagcagtaaaaacaaaaaaaaggaaaattgttTGTATatacaaacgtgtgtgtgtgtgtgtgtgtgtgtgtgtgtgtgtgtgtgtgtgtctttttttttttttatcttaaaatgaAAGGTGGATATTTGTTGCATCCACTTTCtcattggtgttttttttttaaacacaggaagtgatgtcatgatataaaacattattcCTCACAAAAAAGTTAATTTAACACAAGTTCATTTAATAACATAAACACAGATGAAGGAGAAATTCTTGACTTTAATGTAACGTGACGTCAGTATTTCACGTGTAAACCGCTTAATGCTTTAAACCTgaaatataatagaaaaataacattttataatatttgatcATTATTTCTGGCTGCTGCTCCGATTGTAAAATTTGTTACAATAATTAACAGAACTGCGAttatgtaatacacacacacacacacacacacacacacacacacacacacacacacgtgggtTATCGCTCATCTCTCTAGTCTAAAGCCGGCGTGTATGTTTCTGTTCCCACTAAcgctttgttttgtgtgttttatttcagctCACTGTAAAAACACAGCGTTTCAGCGCGCTGATCTTTGATTTTAACACCAATCACCTGGAACTCTCCGAGCCGAGCCGCGACCCGAACAGTACCACGACGACGGACCAGAACAAACcagggtgaagtgtgtgtttacacGGCGCTGTGATGTTCAGCTGTAATATTAGTAttttataaagaataataaaagtgttttaaataaacacggactcgttttttattttcttattccaTTCTTGCCACCGTAGTTCATCACGTGCGGTTACACAACATGCTGCAGTACGCTGGGCAGTGACGTCATCCCACCGTCAATATCGGCGTCACGGTCACGTGAAGATTTTTTCAGCACCGGTGTCGCAGTGCAGTTGGGGTCgggtttatttttcagtttcgttttttttatggtctaaaaacgttttttccccaaaacagACTTCCACGATGATTTTGTAAAACGTGTTTATTTGGCAGAAAATCAAACATCTTTGCTGCAGAAGTTCTACTTCTGTTTAGAACCAGATACCAGAGTATTTCTCCATCAGAACCTGTATAAGAACTCGTCATGAACCCTTTGTGTACGACGGAACCGAGTACAGTACTGAGAAGCTGAATGTCAAACTACTGACAGGTTCTGGATATAAAGAAGCAAAAAATCAGCAATATTCTGAAATCTGATCCAAACTCTTATCTTTAAAGGTCTTCTTAAGGTTTCATTCACTGTTGTTGTtcttaaaaaggaaagaaaatctcaatatttaaaataaaaagctacaGTAAGAAAATAACTGGCTTTCTAAAGGGGGTGGGCTTCtgtaaagtgggtgtggcctcatCAGTTTCATCAAGTGATGGCGTTTAGGGGGTGtggatggaggtgtggcctcagtgtcAGTGTA
The genomic region above belongs to Silurus meridionalis isolate SWU-2019-XX chromosome 20, ASM1480568v1, whole genome shotgun sequence and contains:
- the cnpy1 gene encoding protein canopy-1 — protein: MVQWISFTFVLMAIVSQTAEGKRDKVLYCSACMAIADELKHSISQTDPKKTIHVGGFRLNPDGSLTDKKVPLARSETHLSELLDGVCNNMSDYALYEDPDTKQRSYRRFAPRSSDGGNFPDFKNFQFSGPEGSDALKFACESIVEELEDDIIALFAREDEDVAHKLCSEVSAHCKNTAFQRADL